In Colletotrichum higginsianum IMI 349063 chromosome 1, whole genome shotgun sequence, one genomic interval encodes:
- a CDS encoding 18S rRNA biogenesis protein RCL1 produces MDSAPEYLRFTGHRSFAQRLIISTLTGRPVHISKIRSSSPTHPGLAPHEISFLRLLEAVTNGSSMQISYTGTTITYHPGLITGTMAGFGASDGDVIEHNLPANNNRGVTYFLLPICLLAPFSKAHVNIRFTGPGVITSATETGDISVDSFRTAILPLFALFGIPPARIELRVLSRSCPGKGGRGGGGVVELRFASQVRLPKTLHLNRNPGKIRRIRGVAYCTGVSASNNSRMIHSAREVLNALVSDIHIAAQYDTAPLVTAADKSKTRTGIGFGLSLVAESSSVGVLYSADVVAPPVGGVVPEDIGKNCAYQLLETIAQGGCVTKTSASTVLTLMAMGSEDVGRLRIGRDIIGTEEMVGLARDLRTFGASSWGLRDVDDDESGDILVTVKGSGVGNVGRKIA; encoded by the coding sequence GAGTACCTGCGTTTCACAGGACATAGATCCTTCGCGCAGCGATTGATCATCTCGACTCTTACCGGTCGGCCTGTACACATCTCCAAGATTcgcagctcgtcgccgacacATCCAGGTCTCGCGCCGCATGAGATCTCGTTTCTGCGTTTGCTTGAAGCCGTCACCAATGGCAGCTCCATGCAAATCTCGTACACGGGTACGACGATCACATACCATCCCGGTCTGATTACTGGCACCATGGCTGGATTCGGCGCatccgacggcgacgtcatCGAACATAACCTGCCGGCTAACAACAACCGCGGCGTCACGTACTTCCTCCTGCCGATCTGCCTATTAGCACCATTCTCGAAGGCCCATGTCAACATTCGGTTCACCGGTCCGGGTGTCATCACATCTGCAACTGAGACTGGCGACATCTCCGTCGACTCTTTCCGCACAGCCATTCTACCCCTCTTTGCCCTCTTCGGCATCCCTCCTGCGCGAATCGAACTGAGAGTGCTTTCACGATCTTGCCCCGGGAAGGGCGGTAgaggtggcggtggtgtcgTAGAGCTACGATTCGCAAGTCAGGTTCGACTTCCAAAAACACTTCACCTGAACCGCAACCCCGGAAAGATAAGAAGGATACGTGGAGTCGCATACTGTACTGGAGTCTCAGCATCCAACAACAGCCGAATGATCCATTCAGCTAGAGAAGTGTTGAACGCGCTGGTCTCGGACATACACATCGCTGCGCAGTACGACACTGCACCGCTGGTCACGGCTGCCGACAAGTCGAAGACACGGACAGGTATCGGCTTTGGACTCAGCTTGGTCGCCGAGTCAAGCTCCGTCGGTGTGCTCTATTCGGCGGACGTCGTTGCTCCCCCGGTTGGTGGTGTCGTCCCTGAAGACATCGGCAAGAACTGTGCCTATCAGTTGCTGGAGACCATCGCACAAGGAGGCTGTGTCACCAAAACATCTGCCAGCACAGTGTTGACACTGATGGCGATGGGATCCGAAGACGTGGGAAGACTGAGAATAGGAAGGGACATCATCGGCACAGAGGAAATGGTCGGACTCGCGCGGGACCTGCGGACATTCGGCGCGAGTAGTTGGGGGCTGAgggacgtcgacgatgacgagtCGGGCGACATACTTGTTACGGTAAAGGGAAGCGGCGTTGGTAATGTTGGCCGCAAGATTGCTTAA
- a CDS encoding tRNA synthetase class II core domain-containing protein, protein MATASNGPSGDLTSQILLALSKKDPILSAEHFPEFQFVDIKAALDRLASRSMVIYESIDREEAVLEAEGKQIAEHGSHEARVFEAVRKALEGLTVQELEAAVGDKNVTKVGQGKAFKEKWIKKGSDGKLVASADSIQDVTQTQLQKIRETGTHEPKIITELKKRKLIKTQKVITFKIQKGPEFALEIKKEETDLTADMITSGSWKTANFKPYNFKALGADQNAGALHPLNKVRHEFRQIFFEMGFEEMPTSKFVESGFWNFDALFVPQQHPARDLQDTFYISDPKVADKPGPESADDKKDYETYWENVKQVHQDGKFGSIGYRYPWAADEAQRLVLRTHTTAISTAILHQLASKKGPDGRPPPARYFSIDRVFRNESVDATHLAEFHQVEGVIADYGLTLGGLMEFMEIFFNKMGITDIKFKPAYNPYTEPSMEIFSFHKGLNKLVEIGNSGMFRPEMLEAMGLPKDMRVYGWGLSLERPTMIKYGISNIRELLGHKVDLNFIERNPAVRLEKN, encoded by the exons atggcgacggcgagcaaCGGTCCTTCTGGGGACCTCACATCCCAGATCCTTCTTGCTTTGTCCAAGAAGGATCCTATTTTGTCTGCCGAGCATTTCCCCGAGTTCCAGTTCGTTGACATCAAGGCGGCGCTGGACCGACTTGCTAGCCGTTCCATGGTGATATATGAGTCAATTGACCGAGAGGAAGCGGTTCTTGAGGCAGAAGGCAAGCAGATCGCGGAGCATGGCAGCCACGAAGCTCGCGTTTTCGAGGCTGTCCGCAAAGCATTGGAAGGGTTGACGGTTcaggagctcgaggctgCTGTGGGCGACAAGAACGTAACAAAGGTTGGCCAAGGCAAGGCCTTCAAGGAGAAATGGATTAAGAAGGGTAGCGACGGCAAGCTTGTCGCATCC GCCGACTCGATCCAAGATGTTACCCAAACTCAGCTCCAGAAGATCCGGGAGACCGGCACCCACGAGCCCAAGATTATCACCGAGCTGAAGAAGCGTAAACTCATTAAGACACAGAAGGTCATCACTTTCAAGATCCAGAAGGGGCCTGAGTTTGCGCTCGAAAtcaagaaggaagagacCGACCTTACGGCCGACATGATCACATCGGGCTCGTGGAAGACGGCCAACTTCAAGCCGTACAACTTTAAGGCTCTTGGAGCTGACCAGAACGCTGGCGCACTGCACCCTCTCAACAAGGTCCGCCACGAGTTCCGTCAGATCTTCTTCGAGATGGGTTTCGAAGAGATGCCTACCAGCAAATTCGTTGAGTCTGGCTTCTGGAACTTCGACGCCTTGTTCGTTCCCCAACAACATCCCGCGAGAGATCTTCAGGATACCTTTTACATCTCGGATCCCAAGGTGGCAGACAAGCCTGGCCCCGAGTCGGCGGATGACAAGAAGGACTATGAGACATACTGGGAGAACGTCAAGCAGGTCCACCAGGATGGCAAGTTTGGCTCGATCGGTTACCGTTACCCCTGGGCCGCGGACGAGGCGCAGAGGCTTGTTCTccgcacacacacaacagCCATCTCGACGGCAATCCTCCATCAGCTGGCTTCCAAGAAGGGTCCTGACGGCCGCCCACCCCCAGCTCGTTACTTCTCTATTGACAGAGTATTCCGTAACGAAAGTGTCGATGCCACGCATTTGGCCGAGTTCCACCAAGTTGAGGGCGTTATCGCGGACTACGGTCTGACGCTGGGTGGCTTGATGGAGTTCATGGAGATTTTCTTCAACAAGATGGGCATTACGGACATTAAGTTCAAGCCAGCCTACAACCCCTACACCGAGCCGAGCATGGAGATTTTCAGCTTCCACAAGGGATTGAACAAGCTTGTCGAGATCGGCAATAGTGGTATGTTCAGACCGGAGATGCTCGAGGCCATGGGCTTGCCCAAGGATATGAGGGTTTACGGTTGGGGTTTGAGCTTGGAGAGACCGACCATGATCAAGTATGGAATCTCCAACATTCGGGAGCTCCTGGGACACAAGGTGGACCTGAACTTTATCGAGAGAAACCCGGCGGTGAGACTAGAGAAAAACTAG
- a CDS encoding phosphoribosylaminoimidazole carboxylase, whose amino-acid sequence MVKKPIIGLLGGGQLGRMLCEAAGPLGIDIAILDEASCPAKQANQNSRHVTGSFKDPAKIRELAAMCDVLTVEIEHVNTEVLEEIATRGVITSPGTVKRVPVHPHWQTLRLIQDKYLQKEHFAKAGIPIAPQMAIESGPAMPESLTAAYRTFQFPFMLKARKGSYDGRGNFKVRGPEDYEAAVQAMGKLSLYAEKWVPFDMELSVMVVRTEDEDGELRKVHTYPAVETIHEESICTKVFYPPRKIPADVCEKARQVAGDVIKTVKGRGVFAVELFLLKDGTITVNEVAPRPHNSGHWTIEGVPYMSQYKAQLYSILDMLPRSIKLQPRVSSALMLNVLGGVREDSHEELVDLTASLYDDNMDVFLHLYGKSSKPGRKIGHITVTTYSPNANLERLAAPLINEVNYMREARLDASPEQLRLQESPAKKASSRNADKPLVVVTMGSDSDLSVLKGAFEILEHFNVPYDLDITSAHRTPHRMVELGKTAAQRGIKVLIAAAGGAAHLPGMLASETTVPVIGVPVKATHLDGHDSLLSIVQMPRGCPVATVGINNSTNAALLAVKILGSSSLEYQQKMAEYMSNMSREVEHKAAKLQKVGWKTYLESK is encoded by the exons ATGGTCAAGAAGCCCATCatcggcctcctcgggggCGGTCAGCTCGGCCGTATGCTTTGCGAGGCCGCGGGGCCGCTCGGCATTGATATCGCCATCCTGGACGAGGCCAGCTGCCCCGCGAAGCAGGCTAACCAGAACAGCCGGCACGTCACCGGCTCGTTCAAGGACCCCGCCAAAATTAGGGAGCTGGCCGCCATGTGCGATGTTCTCACCGTCGAGATTGAGCATGTCAAcaccgaggtcctcgaggagatCGCAACACGCGGCGTCATCACCTCGCCGGGCACCGTGAAAAGGGTGCCTGTCCACCCTCACTGGCAAACCCTGCGCTTGATCCAGGACAAGTACCTTCAAAAGGAGCACTTTGCCAAGGCCGGGATTCCCATTGCCCCGCAGATGGCCATCGAGTCCGGCCCCGCCATGCCGGAGAGCCTGACGGCGGCTTACAGGACCTTCCAGTTCCCCTTCATGTTGAAGGCGAGAAAGGGCTCCTACGATGGTCGCGGAAACTTCAAGGTCAGGGGCCCGGAGGACTACGAGGCGGCTGTCCAGGCGATGGGCAAGCTGTCTCTGTACGCTGAGAAGTGGGTTCCCTTCGACATGGAGTTGTCCGTCATGGTTGTGCGcaccgaagacgaggacggtgaGCTAAGGAAGGTTCACACTTACCCGGCTGTCGAGACCATCCACGAGGAAAGCATCTGCACCAAGGTGTTCTACCCGCCCCGGAAGATTCCCGCCGATGTGTGTGAGAAGGCACGTCAGGTGGCTGGAGACGTCATCAAGACAGTGAAGGGACGCGGCGTCTTCGCTGTTGAGCTATTCTTGCTGAAGGACG GCACCATCACTGTCAACGAGGTCGCCCCTCGTCCTCACAACTCGGGACACTGGACCATTGAGGGCGTCCCTTACATGTCGCAATACAAGGCCCAACTTTACTCCATCTTGGACATGCTCCCGCGGTCGATCAAGCTCCAGCCCCGTGTCTCTAGCGCTCTCATGCTGAACGTCCTTGGAGGCGTCCGCGAAGACTCCCACGAGGAGCTGGTAGATCTCACCGCGTCCCTGTACGACGACAACATGGACGTCTTCCTCCACCTCTACGGCAAGTCCTCCAAGCCGGGCCGTAAGATCGGTCACATCACAGTCACAACCTACTCACCCAACGCCAACTTGGAGAGACTGGCCGCGCCCCTTATCAACGAGGTGAACTACATGCGCGAGGCTCGCCTTGACGCTTCTCCTGAACAGCTTCGTCTGCAGGAGTCCCCAGCAAAGAAGGCCAGCTCTCGTAACGCAGACAAGCCCCTTGTGGTGGTCACCATGGGCTCCGACTCGGATCTCAGCGTTCTGAAGGGCGCCTTTGAGATTCTTGAGCACTTTAATGTCCCTTACGACCTCGATATCACCTCCGCTCACCGCACTCCTCACCGCATGGTCGAGTTGGGCAAGACTGCGGCGCAGCGTGGCATCAAGGTCTTGATCGCAGCCG ccggcggcgctgctcACCTCCCCGGCATGCTGGCATCTGAAACCACGGTGCCAGTGATCGGTGTGCCCGTCAAGGCTACCCACCTGGACGGCCACGACAGCTTGTTGAGCATTGTTCAGATGCCTCGCGGCTGCCCCGTGGCGACAGTCGGCATCAACAACTCCACCAACGCCGCGCTCCTCGCGGTCAAGATCCTTGGATCCTCCAGCCTTGAGTACCAGCAGAAGATGGCCGAGTACATGAGCAACATGTCCCGCGAGGTCGAGCACAAGGCGGCCAAGCTGCAAAAGGTTGGCTGGAAGACGTATCTGGAGAGCAAATAA